In Corylus avellana chromosome ca2, CavTom2PMs-1.0, the following proteins share a genomic window:
- the LOC132171999 gene encoding receptor-like protein EIX2 isoform X1 produces MATVNLILIFVFSLLGTASFLQVFRCSEVERNALLSFKQGLADPSGRLSLWVGEDCCNWVGVGCNNNTGHVVELDLKNSFPVSEFDFAEENYISFKEYANRHVEVRNAYYNSCLWGKISSSLLDLKHLSYLDLSMNLFNGNVPEFLGSIESLSYLNLSFSFFSGVVPPQLGNLSKLQYLDLNSYSLSSTIQRVIPFAAELEVKSPQWFGGFPSLMYLNLGSVNLDKVPDWVDAVNMLPPLVELHLHFCSLVSLPYSISPINFTLLSVLDLSFNRFNSFIPPWLSNVSGLSTLNLQFNSLRGAIPDGMGHLANLHNLDLSFNNVIGKIPSSFSKLCNLQTLHLQVTNISGEITEFVDGLSQCSNSSLQTLDLSESSVRGSLPDSIGNLSSLQALDVSVNHMNGTIPQSIGKLSMLVSLRLGSNSWEGVLTEAHFENLTRLESLLLTPKFYAKWTLVLNVKQDWVPPFKLRYIGLANVRIGPNFPAWLKTQNELKFLLINNAGISDTIPHGLWKYYPNVTYWSLSDNNLHGQVPYFQFHPSAYYFDLGSNSLKGPLPIFPSNLSVILLEHNMFSGPIPENIGKLLPNVTSLELSSNLITGRIPQSIGMLKELITLSLRNNSLSGKLPPHWKDLQQLKVLDLANNNISGNVPSSMQYLRSLDILLLRQNHLEGELPSFFRNYRNLRSIDLGGNKFFGELPVWIGESFSSLLRLGLRSNLFHGNIPPQLCLLSSLQIIDLAHNDFSGAIPQCLGNWSRDDYSYSGQFDHIQLVSKGREYLYEYSIINLVHSIDLSSNNLSGEIPGNITSLLRLVNVNLSMNHLTGRVPEKIGDLYMLESLDLSMNELSGHIPESLSSLNFLSYLNLSFNNLSGKIPSGNQLQTLNDPSIYKGNSLLCGPPLSTKCSEDETKPRPNGGNRVANENGRDIGSFLFYISMAAGFIVGFWGVCGTLIIKTSWRQAYFRSFDNLKDKIVLFVMVKIVRLLSKVKSEKS; encoded by the coding sequence ATGGCCACCGTTAATCTCATCCTGATTTTTGTCTTCTCCCTGCTTGGAACTGCATCCTTCCTACAAGTTTTTAGATGCTCCGAGGTTGAGAGAAACGCCCTTCTTAGCTTCAAACAAGGTCTCGCAGATCCATCAGGTCGTCTCTCTTTATGGGTTGGTGAGGATTGCTGCAACTGGGTAGGCGTTGGCTGTAACAACAACACGGGACATGTCGTCGAGCTGGACCTCAAAAACTCATTTCCGGTGAGTGAATTTGATTTTGCTGAAGAAAACTACATCTCATTTAAAGAATATGCGAATCGTCATGTTGAAGTAAGAAATGCTTACTACAATTCTTGCTTGTGGGGCAAAATAAGTTCTTCTTTGCTCGATCTAAAGCATTTGAGTTACCTGGACCTAAGCATGAATCTTTTCAATGGAAACGTCCCAGAGTTTTTGggttcaattgaaagtttgagttatcttaatctctctttctcctttttttctggAGTTGTTCCCCCCCAACTTGGGAATCTATCAAAGCTCCAATATCTAGACCTCAATTCATATTCCTTGTCATCCACAATCCAAAGGGTCATTCCCTTTGCAGCGGAATTGGAAGTCAAAAGCCCACAGTGGTTTGgtggttttccttctcttatgTACCTTAATTTAGGATCTGTAAATCTCGATAAAGTACCTGATTGGGTTGATGCGGTTAATATGCTCCCTCCCTTGGTGGAGTTACACCTACATTTTTGTAGTCTTGTTAGTCTTCCTTACTCTATTTCCCCCATTAACTTCACATTGCTTTCGGTCCTTGATCTCTCTTTTAACAGATTTAACTCCTTCATACCTCCTTGGTTGTCAAATGTGAGTGGGCTTTCAACACTAAATCTTCAGTTCAATTCACTTAGAGGTGCTATTCCAGATGGTATGGGACATCTAGCCAACTTGCACAACTTGGATTTATCTTTCAACAATGTAATTGGAAAGATACCAAGCTCATTTTCTAAACTTTGCAACTTGCAAACATTACATCTGCAAGTCACCAACATAAGTGGGGAGATAACTGAGTTTGTGGATGGCTTGTCTCAATGTTCTAATAGTAGTCTTCAAACACTTGACCTCTCTGAAAGCTCTGTTCGGGGTTCACTGCCAGATTCTATCGGAAACTTATCATCATTGCAAGCACTTGACGTCTCGGTGAATCATATGAACGGAACCATTCCACAAAGCATCGGGAAACTGTCAATGCTTGTTTCATTGAGACTTGGTTCGAATTCTTGGGAAGGTGTTCTAACTGAAGCTCATTTCGAAAATCTCACCCGATTAGAATCTCTGCTCTTGACTCCAAAATTTTATGCGAAATGGACATTGGTTTTAAATGTCAAACAAGACTGGGTTCCTCCTTTTAAGCTGAGATATATTGGATTAGCAAACGTGCGGATCGGCCCAAATTTTCCAGCATggctaaaaacacaaaatgaactcaaatttCTTCTGATAAATAATGCTGGCATTTCTGACACCATTCCGCATGGCCTTTGGAAGTACTACCCAAATGTCACCTATTGGAGTCTATCTGATAACAATCTTCACGGGCAGGTACCATACTTTCAATTTCATCCTTCggcatattattttgatttgggttCCAACAGCTTAAAGGGTCCACTCCCAATTTTTCCGAGTAACTTGAGTGTCATACTTCTCGAGCATAATATGTTTTCTGGACCCATTCCTGAAAACATAGGTAAACTATTGCCAAACGTAACTTCATTGGAactctcttcaaatttaattacCGGTAGAATTCCCCAATCTATTGGAATGCTAAAGGAATTGATAACTCTTAGTTTGAGAAACAATTCCCTATCTGGGAAACTACCCCCTCATTGGAAGGATTTACAGCAGTTAAAGGTATTGGACCTagcaaataataatatatctgGCAATGTTCCAAGTTCAATGCAATATTTGCGTTCACTAGATATATTATTGTTGCGCCAAAATCATCTTGAAGGAGagcttccttctttctttagaAACTATAGAAACTTGAGAAGCATTGATCTTGGCGGAAACAAATTCTTTGGAGAACTTCCAGTGTGGATAGGAGAAAGTTTTTCATCTTTATTGAGGTTAGGCCTAAGGTCCAACTTATTTCACGGGAACATACCTCCTCAATTATGTCTTCTTTCAAGTCTCCAAATCATAGACCTTGCACACAATGATTTTTCGGGTGCAATCCCTCAATGTTTAGGAAACTGGAGTAGAGATGATTATAGTTATTCTGGCCAGTTTGATCATATACAGTTGGTTTCTAAAGGAAGAGAATATCTATATGAGTATTCAATCATTAATCTTGTTCACTCCATAGACCTTTCAAGTAACAATTTATCGGGAGAAATACCTGGCAATATAACAAGCCTGTTAAGATTGGTTAACGTGAATTTATCAATGAATCATCTGACTGGAAGAGTTCCTGAAAAAATTGGGGATTTATACATGTTAGAATCACTTGATCTCTCAATGAATGAGCTTTCTGGTCATATCCCTGAAAGCTTGTCTTCTTTGAACTTCTTAAGTTACTTGAATTTGTCATTCAATAACTtgtctggaaaaattccaagtgGGAATCAACTTCAAACACTTAATGATCCTTCTATCTACAAAGGTAACTCTTTACTCTGTGGGCCTCCTCTTTCGACCAAATGTTCAGAGGATGAAACTAAACCTAGACCAAATGGTGGTAACAGAGTAGCCAACGAAAATGGAAGGGACATTGGGTCATTCTTGTTCTACATTAGTATGGCAGCTGGATTTATTGTTGGATTTTGGGGAGTTTGTGGCACACTGATTATTAAAACGTCATGGAGGCAAGCTTACTTTCGAagctttgataatttgaaagacaAGATTGTTTTGTTcgttatggtcaaaattgttCGCTTGCTAAGCAAGGTCAAGTCGGAGAAAAGTTGA
- the LOC132171999 gene encoding receptor-like protein EIX2 isoform X2 — protein sequence MSSSWTSKTHFRFNSFIPPWLSNVSGLSTLNLQFNSLRGAIPDGMGHLANLHNLDLSFNNVIGKIPSSFSKLCNLQTLHLQVTNISGEITEFVDGLSQCSNSSLQTLDLSESSVRGSLPDSIGNLSSLQALDVSVNHMNGTIPQSIGKLSMLVSLRLGSNSWEGVLTEAHFENLTRLESLLLTPKFYAKWTLVLNVKQDWVPPFKLRYIGLANVRIGPNFPAWLKTQNELKFLLINNAGISDTIPHGLWKYYPNVTYWSLSDNNLHGQVPYFQFHPSAYYFDLGSNSLKGPLPIFPSNLSVILLEHNMFSGPIPENIGKLLPNVTSLELSSNLITGRIPQSIGMLKELITLSLRNNSLSGKLPPHWKDLQQLKVLDLANNNISGNVPSSMQYLRSLDILLLRQNHLEGELPSFFRNYRNLRSIDLGGNKFFGELPVWIGESFSSLLRLGLRSNLFHGNIPPQLCLLSSLQIIDLAHNDFSGAIPQCLGNWSRDDYSYSGQFDHIQLVSKGREYLYEYSIINLVHSIDLSSNNLSGEIPGNITSLLRLVNVNLSMNHLTGRVPEKIGDLYMLESLDLSMNELSGHIPESLSSLNFLSYLNLSFNNLSGKIPSGNQLQTLNDPSIYKGNSLLCGPPLSTKCSEDETKPRPNGGNRVANENGRDIGSFLFYISMAAGFIVGFWGVCGTLIIKTSWRQAYFRSFDNLKDKIVLFVMVKIVRLLSKVKSEKS from the exons ATGTCGTCGAGCTGGACCTCAAAAACTCATTTCCG ATTTAACTCCTTCATACCTCCTTGGTTGTCAAATGTGAGTGGGCTTTCAACACTAAATCTTCAGTTCAATTCACTTAGAGGTGCTATTCCAGATGGTATGGGACATCTAGCCAACTTGCACAACTTGGATTTATCTTTCAACAATGTAATTGGAAAGATACCAAGCTCATTTTCTAAACTTTGCAACTTGCAAACATTACATCTGCAAGTCACCAACATAAGTGGGGAGATAACTGAGTTTGTGGATGGCTTGTCTCAATGTTCTAATAGTAGTCTTCAAACACTTGACCTCTCTGAAAGCTCTGTTCGGGGTTCACTGCCAGATTCTATCGGAAACTTATCATCATTGCAAGCACTTGACGTCTCGGTGAATCATATGAACGGAACCATTCCACAAAGCATCGGGAAACTGTCAATGCTTGTTTCATTGAGACTTGGTTCGAATTCTTGGGAAGGTGTTCTAACTGAAGCTCATTTCGAAAATCTCACCCGATTAGAATCTCTGCTCTTGACTCCAAAATTTTATGCGAAATGGACATTGGTTTTAAATGTCAAACAAGACTGGGTTCCTCCTTTTAAGCTGAGATATATTGGATTAGCAAACGTGCGGATCGGCCCAAATTTTCCAGCATggctaaaaacacaaaatgaactcaaatttCTTCTGATAAATAATGCTGGCATTTCTGACACCATTCCGCATGGCCTTTGGAAGTACTACCCAAATGTCACCTATTGGAGTCTATCTGATAACAATCTTCACGGGCAGGTACCATACTTTCAATTTCATCCTTCggcatattattttgatttgggttCCAACAGCTTAAAGGGTCCACTCCCAATTTTTCCGAGTAACTTGAGTGTCATACTTCTCGAGCATAATATGTTTTCTGGACCCATTCCTGAAAACATAGGTAAACTATTGCCAAACGTAACTTCATTGGAactctcttcaaatttaattacCGGTAGAATTCCCCAATCTATTGGAATGCTAAAGGAATTGATAACTCTTAGTTTGAGAAACAATTCCCTATCTGGGAAACTACCCCCTCATTGGAAGGATTTACAGCAGTTAAAGGTATTGGACCTagcaaataataatatatctgGCAATGTTCCAAGTTCAATGCAATATTTGCGTTCACTAGATATATTATTGTTGCGCCAAAATCATCTTGAAGGAGagcttccttctttctttagaAACTATAGAAACTTGAGAAGCATTGATCTTGGCGGAAACAAATTCTTTGGAGAACTTCCAGTGTGGATAGGAGAAAGTTTTTCATCTTTATTGAGGTTAGGCCTAAGGTCCAACTTATTTCACGGGAACATACCTCCTCAATTATGTCTTCTTTCAAGTCTCCAAATCATAGACCTTGCACACAATGATTTTTCGGGTGCAATCCCTCAATGTTTAGGAAACTGGAGTAGAGATGATTATAGTTATTCTGGCCAGTTTGATCATATACAGTTGGTTTCTAAAGGAAGAGAATATCTATATGAGTATTCAATCATTAATCTTGTTCACTCCATAGACCTTTCAAGTAACAATTTATCGGGAGAAATACCTGGCAATATAACAAGCCTGTTAAGATTGGTTAACGTGAATTTATCAATGAATCATCTGACTGGAAGAGTTCCTGAAAAAATTGGGGATTTATACATGTTAGAATCACTTGATCTCTCAATGAATGAGCTTTCTGGTCATATCCCTGAAAGCTTGTCTTCTTTGAACTTCTTAAGTTACTTGAATTTGTCATTCAATAACTtgtctggaaaaattccaagtgGGAATCAACTTCAAACACTTAATGATCCTTCTATCTACAAAGGTAACTCTTTACTCTGTGGGCCTCCTCTTTCGACCAAATGTTCAGAGGATGAAACTAAACCTAGACCAAATGGTGGTAACAGAGTAGCCAACGAAAATGGAAGGGACATTGGGTCATTCTTGTTCTACATTAGTATGGCAGCTGGATTTATTGTTGGATTTTGGGGAGTTTGTGGCACACTGATTATTAAAACGTCATGGAGGCAAGCTTACTTTCGAagctttgataatttgaaagacaAGATTGTTTTGTTcgttatggtcaaaattgttCGCTTGCTAAGCAAGGTCAAGTCGGAGAAAAGTTGA